A genomic stretch from Verrucomicrobiota bacterium includes:
- a CDS encoding cytochrome c → MKKIMWLSLGLLCATAVSTLAADVKENWDKQCAKCHGPDGKGDTKMGKKSGVKDYSDAKVLAELKDDLAFKHVKEGMKEGDKTKMKPYGDVLSDTEIKALVAYIREFGKK, encoded by the coding sequence ATGAAAAAGATCATGTGGTTAAGCCTGGGCCTTCTCTGCGCGACCGCGGTTTCGACCCTCGCGGCGGATGTCAAAGAGAACTGGGACAAGCAATGCGCCAAGTGCCACGGCCCTGACGGCAAAGGCGACACCAAAATGGGCAAGAAATCCGGAGTTAAAGACTACAGCGATGCGAAGGTCCTCGCGGAATTGAAGGATGACCTCGCCTTCAAGCACGTCAAAGAAGGCATGAAGGAAGGCGACAAAACGAAAATGAAACCGTACGGGGACGTGCTGAGCGACACCGAGATCAAAGCGCTCGTCGCGTATATTCGAGAGTTTGGCAAGAAGTAA
- a CDS encoding cytochrome c yields MARTRILKAHNHSERFMKRLILLTGALLFATVMTARGADVKEVWDKNCASCHGKDGKGETKAGKKAGAKDLTDAKYQATFTDDRMVKQIKEGMKDKNGKELMKPFADKLSDEEIKQIVAYVRAFKK; encoded by the coding sequence ATGGCCAGGACAAGAATTCTGAAAGCACATAACCATTCCGAGAGATTCATGAAAAGACTGATATTGCTAACGGGCGCTCTGCTCTTCGCCACCGTGATGACCGCGCGCGGCGCCGACGTGAAAGAGGTCTGGGACAAGAACTGCGCTTCCTGCCATGGCAAAGACGGCAAAGGCGAAACCAAAGCGGGCAAGAAAGCCGGCGCGAAAGATCTGACTGATGCCAAGTACCAGGCGACTTTCACCGACGACCGGATGGTCAAGCAAATCAAGGAGGGCATGAAAGACAAGAACGGCAAAGAGCTGATGAAGCCTTTCGCGGACAAATTGTCCGACGAGGAGATCAAACAAATCGTCGCGTATGTCCGCGCGTTCAAGAAGTGA
- a CDS encoding 4Fe-4S dicluster domain-containing protein: protein MLVSSHTPKGYDPTKHKWLMAIDVDRCIGCGLCVEACKTENAVPVGPNYFRTWIERYVITRPEPGSGEMRGETLVDSPNGGMHGFPPSLVPKEQILKSFYVPKLCNLCEHSPCSQVCPVGATFDTPDGAVLVDPKYCIGCGFCIQACPYGCRFMNPVTKTAEKCSLCYHRITRGLKPACVEVCPTEARVFGDLKNPVANDPIHRFIEKNKAAQSLKPHLGTAPRVLYAELDKEVR, encoded by the coding sequence ATGTTGGTGTCATCGCACACGCCCAAAGGTTACGACCCCACCAAACACAAATGGCTCATGGCGATCGACGTGGACCGTTGCATCGGCTGCGGGTTGTGCGTCGAAGCGTGCAAGACCGAGAACGCCGTGCCGGTCGGGCCGAATTATTTCCGCACCTGGATCGAGCGCTACGTCATTACCCGGCCGGAACCCGGCTCCGGCGAGATGCGCGGCGAGACCCTCGTCGATTCGCCCAACGGAGGGATGCACGGTTTTCCACCGAGTTTGGTGCCCAAAGAGCAAATCCTGAAATCCTTTTACGTGCCGAAGCTCTGCAACCTCTGCGAGCATTCGCCGTGTTCCCAGGTCTGCCCGGTGGGCGCGACTTTCGACACGCCGGACGGGGCGGTGCTGGTCGATCCCAAATACTGCATTGGCTGCGGGTTTTGCATTCAAGCCTGTCCGTACGGCTGCCGGTTCATGAATCCGGTCACGAAAACGGCCGAAAAATGTTCGCTGTGTTACCACCGGATCACTCGCGGGCTTAAGCCGGCCTGCGTGGAAGTCTGCCCGACCGAGGCCCGCGTCTTCGGCGATCTGAAGAACCCGGTGGCGAACGATCCGATCCACCGCTTCATCGAGAAGAACAAAGCGGCGCAAAGCCTCAAACCGCACCTCGGAACCGCGCCGCGCGTTCTCTACGCCGAACTGGACAAGGAAGTGCGCTAG